The proteins below are encoded in one region of Carboxydocella sporoproducens DSM 16521:
- the prfB gene encoding peptide chain release factor 2 (programmed frameshift), whose protein sequence is MLGDWKRPLEELQERLEEMRVSLDLAGKEARLKELEPKTMAPDFWDQPEEAQKLMQQITSLQEQIREFQDLYREWEDAWTLYQLATEEDLEEMEAEVAQAVRQLTRAVEKKELEVLLSGPYDQNDALLSLHAGAGGTEAQDWCQMLLRMYTRWAENRGYKVEVLDLLPGDEAGIKSATLEISGPHAYGYLKAEKGVHRLVRISPFDASGRRHTSFASVDVIPEVEDEVEVEINPEDLRIDTYRSGGAGGQHVNKTDSAVRITHIPTGIVVQCQSERSQISNRTKAMKMLKAKLLDLKLKEQEAKLAALRGEQQDIAWGSQIRSYVFQPYRLVKDHRTNVEIGNVEAVMDGEIDEFISAYLIQQARQRKE, encoded by the exons ATGCTGGGTGACTGGAAGCGCCCACTGGAAGAATTGCAGGAAAGACTGGAAGAAATGAGGGTTTCTCTT GACCTGGCTGGTAAAGAAGCTCGTTTGAAGGAACTGGAACCGAAAACAATGGCTCCGGATTTCTGGGACCAGCCGGAGGAAGCGCAAAAACTGATGCAACAGATTACTTCCTTACAGGAACAAATTCGGGAATTCCAGGACTTATACCGGGAATGGGAAGATGCCTGGACCCTCTACCAGCTGGCAACGGAAGAAGACCTGGAAGAGATGGAGGCAGAAGTAGCCCAGGCTGTCCGGCAGCTGACCCGGGCGGTGGAAAAGAAAGAGCTGGAGGTTTTGCTCTCCGGACCCTATGATCAGAATGATGCTCTGCTCAGTCTGCATGCCGGTGCCGGTGGTACAGAGGCCCAGGACTGGTGTCAGATGCTGCTCAGGATGTATACCCGCTGGGCCGAAAACCGGGGATATAAAGTGGAGGTTTTGGATTTATTGCCGGGAGATGAAGCGGGTATCAAAAGTGCTACCCTGGAAATCAGTGGCCCTCATGCTTATGGTTATCTAAAGGCAGAAAAAGGGGTGCACCGCCTGGTGCGCATCTCCCCCTTTGATGCCTCCGGGCGCAGGCATACCTCTTTCGCTTCTGTGGATGTCATACCGGAAGTGGAAGATGAAGTTGAGGTTGAAATTAACCCTGAGGATCTGCGCATCGATACTTACCGGTCCGGGGGAGCGGGGGGACAGCATGTCAATAAAACCGACTCGGCTGTGCGAATTACCCATATTCCTACTGGCATCGTGGTACAGTGCCAGAGCGAGCGCAGTCAGATCAGCAACCGCACCAAGGCAATGAAAATGCTAAAGGCCAAACTCCTGGACCTGAAACTGAAGGAACAGGAAGCCAAACTGGCAGCCTTACGGGGAGAGCAACAGGATATCGCCTGGGGGAGTCAGATTCGTTCCTATGTTTTTCAACCCTATCGTCTGGTTAAAGATCATCGAACCAATGTGGAAATCGGCAATGTTGAGGCAGTAATGGATGGAGAAATCGATGAATTTATCAGTGCTTATCTTATTCAACAGGCCCGCCAGCGCAAGGAATAG
- the secA gene encoding preprotein translocase subunit SecA produces MVLNFLKNLLDDNAREIKKLRKVVDVINGLEPEMEKLSDQELAARTGEFKQRLASGASLDDLLPEAFAVVREASKRVLGMRHFDVQLIGGMVLHQGKIAEMRTGEGKTLVATLPAYLNALEGKGVHVVTVNDYLARRDSEWMGQVYRFLGLEVGLIVHGLDYAERKRAYAADITYGTNNEFGFDYLRDNMVMHADHMVQRPLNYAIVDEVDSILIDEARTPLIISGAGDKATDLYYVFARIAEKLVENEDYTVDEKAHTIAMTEKGIEKVEKMLGVDNLYEDDHTELTHHLHNAVKAKALMKRDRDYVVKDGEVIIVDEFTGRLMFGRRYSDGLHQAIEAKEGVKIERESQTLATITFQNYFRMYKKLAGMTGTAATEEMEFRKIYNLDVVVIPTNRPNRRVDLPDLIFKTEKAKYKAVVEEIVERHRTGQPVLVGTTSIEKSEMLSEMLRKRGVPHQVLNAKYHEKEAEIVAQAGRLGAVTIATNMAGRGTDILLGGNPEFLAKQRLRQMGYDERIVHLAAEKVPPNIPEVLEAREHFLRLYEEAKRETDAEQEKVVALGGLHIIGTERHESRRIDNQLRGRAGRQGDPGSSRFYLSLEDDLMRKFGSDNIAGLMDKLGMEEDVPIEHPLVTRSLETAQKRVEARNFEIRKHVLEYDDVMNQQREVIYEQRRRVLFGENLRETVLGMVEDLIDRALDIYCNAGVHPEEWDLAGLLRYSEQFYLPEHNLTVEALQDVGREEIRRQLLEAALAYYENKEKALGQETMRELERIIMLRVVDEKWMDHLDAMDQLRQGIGLRAYGQKDPLVEYKFEGYEMFQNMIESIKEDVVRYVYRLTVVEEPEERQDVQENLYQDQPKAPVRGEKTVGRNDPCPCGSGKKYKRCCGRSA; encoded by the coding sequence GTGGTATTAAATTTTTTAAAAAACTTACTAGACGATAATGCCAGAGAGATTAAGAAATTGCGCAAAGTGGTGGATGTAATTAACGGTTTGGAGCCGGAAATGGAAAAACTGTCTGATCAAGAACTGGCGGCCAGGACTGGTGAATTTAAACAACGGCTGGCCAGTGGGGCCAGTCTGGATGACCTTTTACCAGAGGCTTTTGCGGTTGTTCGCGAAGCGTCCAAACGGGTTCTGGGGATGCGCCATTTTGATGTGCAGCTTATCGGCGGTATGGTATTGCATCAAGGGAAGATTGCGGAGATGCGAACCGGGGAAGGAAAAACCCTGGTTGCTACTTTACCTGCCTATCTCAATGCCCTGGAGGGCAAGGGGGTTCATGTAGTCACTGTAAACGACTATCTGGCCAGGCGGGACTCGGAATGGATGGGTCAGGTTTATCGTTTCCTGGGATTGGAAGTTGGCTTGATTGTTCACGGCCTGGATTATGCGGAACGGAAGCGAGCCTATGCTGCTGATATTACTTATGGTACCAATAATGAATTCGGTTTTGACTATCTAAGGGATAATATGGTTATGCACGCTGACCATATGGTACAGCGGCCCTTGAATTATGCCATTGTGGATGAGGTGGACTCCATTTTGATAGATGAGGCCAGGACGCCCCTGATCATTTCCGGAGCCGGGGACAAGGCAACTGACCTCTACTATGTTTTTGCCCGCATTGCCGAAAAGCTGGTGGAAAATGAAGACTATACCGTAGATGAAAAGGCTCATACTATTGCCATGACGGAAAAAGGCATCGAGAAAGTAGAGAAAATGCTGGGAGTGGATAACCTCTACGAAGATGACCATACGGAGTTAACCCACCACCTGCACAATGCCGTCAAGGCCAAGGCCTTGATGAAGCGGGACCGGGATTATGTGGTAAAAGATGGGGAAGTCATCATCGTGGATGAATTTACCGGGCGCCTGATGTTTGGCCGCCGCTACAGTGATGGCCTGCACCAGGCCATTGAGGCCAAGGAAGGGGTAAAAATAGAGCGAGAAAGCCAGACACTGGCTACCATTACCTTCCAGAACTATTTCCGCATGTACAAAAAGCTGGCGGGTATGACCGGTACAGCGGCAACGGAAGAAATGGAATTCCGCAAGATCTACAACCTGGATGTAGTGGTCATACCCACCAACCGGCCCAACCGCCGGGTGGATTTGCCGGATTTGATTTTTAAAACTGAAAAGGCCAAATACAAGGCTGTTGTTGAGGAAATAGTGGAACGCCACCGTACCGGACAGCCAGTTCTGGTTGGTACTACTTCCATTGAAAAATCGGAAATGCTGAGTGAGATGCTGCGCAAGCGCGGAGTACCGCATCAGGTGCTGAATGCCAAATACCATGAAAAAGAGGCAGAGATAGTAGCTCAGGCCGGTCGTTTGGGGGCGGTAACGATTGCAACCAATATGGCTGGTCGGGGTACCGACATTTTGCTGGGGGGTAACCCGGAGTTTCTGGCTAAACAGCGCCTGCGGCAAATGGGTTATGATGAAAGAATCGTCCATCTGGCAGCGGAAAAGGTGCCGCCCAATATTCCCGAAGTGCTGGAGGCCAGAGAGCATTTCTTAAGGCTGTATGAGGAAGCCAAACGGGAAACCGATGCCGAACAGGAAAAGGTAGTGGCGTTAGGTGGCCTGCATATTATCGGGACAGAAAGGCATGAGAGCCGCCGAATCGATAACCAGCTGCGGGGACGGGCTGGCCGGCAGGGAGACCCGGGGAGCAGCCGCTTTTATCTGTCTCTGGAAGATGACTTAATGCGTAAATTCGGTTCAGATAATATAGCTGGCTTAATGGACAAGCTGGGGATGGAAGAAGATGTACCTATCGAACATCCTCTGGTCACCCGTTCCCTGGAAACAGCACAGAAGCGGGTGGAAGCCCGTAACTTCGAAATTCGTAAACACGTGCTGGAATATGATGATGTTATGAACCAGCAGCGGGAAGTGATTTATGAACAGCGGCGCCGGGTGCTGTTCGGGGAAAACCTGCGGGAAACAGTGCTGGGCATGGTGGAGGACCTGATCGACCGGGCCCTGGATATCTACTGCAATGCCGGTGTCCATCCGGAAGAGTGGGATCTGGCCGGGTTGTTACGCTACAGTGAGCAATTCTATCTGCCAGAGCATAATCTGACTGTGGAAGCTCTGCAGGATGTTGGGCGGGAAGAAATCCGCCGCCAGCTGCTGGAAGCGGCCCTGGCTTATTATGAAAACAAGGAAAAGGCATTGGGCCAGGAGACCATGCGGGAGCTGGAACGCATTATCATGCTGCGGGTTGTAGACGAAAAATGGATGGACCACTTAGATGCCATGGACCAGCTGCGCCAGGGCATTGGTCTCAGAGCCTATGGTCAAAAAGACCCGCTGGTTGAGTACAAGTTTGAAGGCTATGAAATGTTCCAGAACATGATTGAAAGCATTAAAGAAGATGTGGTCCGCTATGTTTATCGCCTTACCGTGGTAGAGGAACCGGAGGAACGCCAGGATGTCCAGGAAAATCTCTACCAGGACCAGCCCAAAGCACCGGTAAGAGGTGAAAAGACAGTAGGCCGCAATGATCCCTGCCCCTGTGGCAGTGGCAAGAAATATAAACGCTGCTGTGGAAGGAGTGCATAA
- a CDS encoding DUF5317 domain-containing protein, translating to MALVAALIFGWLRRGSLARLGELELRGLMLVVIAFALQFLLDILARARFYPVILWGGWVHVVSYFFLFYWLYLNRHLIGVRILGLGLFLNFLVILFNGGYMPVSGRFLPAHVKERLALYEDGTHRLLQVDDALPFLGDIFYIPGLNEVFSIGDVLLAVGLFWIIAEGMVGNGRKKSS from the coding sequence ATGGCACTGGTGGCTGCCTTGATTTTTGGCTGGCTGCGCCGGGGCAGCCTGGCCAGACTGGGTGAACTGGAATTACGGGGATTGATGCTGGTGGTGATTGCCTTCGCCCTGCAATTTCTGCTGGATATTCTGGCCCGGGCCCGATTTTATCCCGTTATTCTCTGGGGGGGCTGGGTCCATGTGGTCAGTTATTTTTTTCTTTTCTACTGGCTCTATCTTAACCGGCATTTGATTGGGGTCAGAATACTGGGGCTGGGCTTGTTTCTTAACTTCCTGGTGATTCTGTTTAATGGTGGCTATATGCCGGTCAGTGGCCGCTTTTTACCGGCCCATGTCAAAGAGAGGCTGGCCCTCTATGAAGATGGTACCCACCGTCTGTTACAGGTAGATGATGCCCTGCCTTTTCTGGGAGACATTTTCTATATTCCCGGATTGAATGAAGTTTTCAGCATTGGTGATGTCTTGCTGGCGGTAGGGCTTTTCTGGATTATTGCTGAAGGAATGGTGGGCAATGGCCGGAAAAAAAGCAGCTGA
- a CDS encoding HD-GYP domain-containing protein: protein MLLSFYLIPLALAGYAYYSYRRMKVQLLQTLEVLASITERTVDGKEGHNQRVAQLADWLALQKGMTEPERKKLRRAALYHDIGKLVLRGDELDQDAHALAGQRILERIPFLVDVSRWVGMHHLRYDGANCYFGLQGEKIELAARILHVADFVDTLLVQGKNREEIKQILASEKGKLIDPELVDLIISGWWREE, encoded by the coding sequence ATGCTTCTTAGTTTTTATCTAATTCCTCTCGCACTGGCTGGCTATGCCTATTACAGCTACCGGCGCATGAAAGTTCAGTTGCTGCAGACCCTGGAAGTACTGGCATCTATAACCGAGCGCACAGTAGACGGCAAGGAAGGCCATAACCAGCGGGTCGCCCAACTGGCGGACTGGCTGGCTTTACAAAAGGGAATGACAGAACCGGAGCGCAAAAAGCTACGGAGGGCTGCTCTCTACCACGATATCGGTAAACTGGTTCTAAGAGGCGATGAGCTGGATCAGGATGCGCATGCGCTGGCTGGCCAGCGCATACTGGAGCGCATTCCTTTTCTGGTTGATGTCAGCCGCTGGGTAGGGATGCACCATCTGCGCTATGATGGGGCTAACTGTTACTTTGGTTTACAGGGAGAGAAAATTGAATTAGCTGCACGCATCTTGCATGTAGCTGATTTTGTTGATACATTGTTAGTTCAGGGTAAGAACAGAGAGGAAATTAAACAAATCCTCGCCTCGGAGAAAGGCAAGCTGATTGACCCCGAACTGGTGGACCTGATTATTTCCGGGTGGTGGAGGGAGGAATAA
- a CDS encoding HD-GYP domain-containing protein, whose amino-acid sequence MYSSMKAKMLNIYIFLVDIAAVILLAYAITHTNFEKNSLFDIVLFALVYWIIEMFPVFLPRGASITVGIALNVAILYFFNPPAAILSVFIGECLNSFTIKNKNIFKILFNIGQFIISISLAAFAKLFFINLWSLVPATIISAIIFVVLNIFLVSIALAMAQNLKLYDIWMINYKWVVPNFLALTPMGILMAKIYEAWGALGILMFILPLMLARHSFKLYMDTRQMYLDTVQALVTAIEAKDLYTKGHSERVAEFAVETARELDWPEHKIETLRYMALLHDIDKIAIPDVILNKSTRLSPQEYNRIKDHALVGAEILKQVKNLGDAYLMVRYHHERMDGSGYPDGLRGEEIPMGARIIAVADCFDAMTSNRVYRAGRSPREAIQELQKCGGAELDSQVVQAFVQAWEKRLAPKWEKQILTEIETGAARGEIAAAQAEE is encoded by the coding sequence ATGTATTCGTCTATGAAAGCGAAGATGCTAAATATATATATTTTTTTGGTTGATATAGCTGCGGTAATATTATTAGCATACGCAATTACACATACAAATTTTGAAAAAAATAGTCTATTCGATATAGTATTATTTGCTTTGGTCTATTGGATTATTGAAATGTTTCCTGTTTTTTTGCCAAGAGGTGCAAGTATTACAGTTGGAATCGCTTTAAATGTTGCAATTTTATATTTTTTTAATCCTCCCGCAGCAATTCTTTCCGTTTTCATAGGCGAATGTCTAAACAGTTTTACAATCAAAAATAAAAACATTTTTAAAATTCTATTTAACATTGGACAGTTTATAATATCAATTAGTTTAGCTGCTTTTGCAAAATTGTTCTTCATAAATTTATGGAGTTTAGTGCCTGCAACTATAATTAGCGCGATTATTTTTGTTGTATTGAATATTTTTTTAGTATCAATAGCATTGGCAATGGCCCAAAACTTGAAACTATATGATATTTGGATGATAAATTATAAATGGGTTGTTCCAAATTTTCTTGCCCTTACCCCAATGGGTATTTTAATGGCCAAAATATATGAAGCATGGGGGGCACTAGGCATATTAATGTTCATCCTGCCCCTCATGCTGGCCCGCCATTCCTTCAAACTCTACATGGACACCCGGCAAATGTACCTGGACACAGTCCAGGCCCTGGTTACCGCTATTGAGGCCAAGGATCTCTATACCAAAGGACATTCCGAGCGAGTAGCTGAATTCGCAGTGGAAACCGCCCGAGAACTGGATTGGCCGGAACATAAAATTGAGACTTTGCGCTATATGGCTTTGCTCCATGATATTGACAAAATTGCCATTCCTGATGTTATCCTTAACAAAAGTACCCGTCTTAGCCCCCAGGAATATAATCGCATCAAGGACCATGCCCTAGTTGGGGCTGAGATTCTAAAGCAGGTCAAAAATCTGGGAGATGCTTATCTTATGGTCCGTTACCACCATGAACGCATGGATGGATCCGGCTATCCTGATGGACTACGTGGTGAAGAAATTCCCATGGGGGCCCGGATTATTGCGGTGGCAGATTGCTTTGATGCCATGACGTCTAACCGGGTCTATCGGGCTGGACGATCTCCCCGGGAGGCCATTCAGGAACTGCAAAAATGCGGTGGTGCTGAACTGGACAGCCAGGTGGTTCAGGCATTTGTGCAGGCCTGGGAAAAGCGGTTAGCCCCGAAGTGGGAAAAACAAATATTAACGGAAATAGAAACCGGTGCAGCCAGGGGTGAAATAGCAGCAGCACAAGCGGAAGAATAG
- the hpf gene encoding ribosome hibernation-promoting factor, HPF/YfiA family has protein sequence MKFVVRGKNIEVTDALRDYVEKRIGKLEKYLGEITNVQVTLVVEKNMHRVEVTIPVEGMIIRGEEASNDMYASIDLVVEKLERQVQKYRARLSKKLRNLASLEPVAADVETADIDDSVVKTKRFAVKPMPVEEAILQMNLVGHSFYVFRNADTNEVNVVYRRRDGKYGLIEPEF, from the coding sequence ATGAAGTTTGTTGTACGGGGGAAAAACATTGAAGTAACGGACGCACTCAGAGATTATGTGGAAAAGCGGATTGGTAAGCTGGAGAAATATCTGGGTGAAATAACCAATGTGCAGGTAACTCTGGTAGTGGAAAAGAACATGCATCGGGTAGAAGTGACCATTCCCGTTGAAGGTATGATTATCCGCGGCGAGGAAGCCAGCAACGATATGTATGCTTCTATCGACCTGGTAGTGGAAAAACTGGAACGTCAGGTCCAAAAATATCGCGCCCGCCTCAGCAAAAAGCTGCGCAACCTGGCTTCCCTGGAGCCAGTTGCAGCTGATGTGGAGACAGCCGATATTGATGACAGTGTGGTCAAGACCAAACGCTTTGCGGTCAAACCGATGCCTGTCGAGGAAGCCATTTTGCAAATGAATCTGGTAGGTCATTCCTTCTACGTTTTCCGTAATGCAGATACCAATGAGGTGAATGTGGTTTACCGGCGGCGCGATGGCAAATATGGTCTGATCGAACCTGAATTTTAA
- a CDS encoding amino acid ABC transporter ATP-binding protein, translated as MIVIKNLYKRFGDLEVLKDINLHVREGEVVVVIGPSGSGKSTMLRCINKLEEATAGEIIVDNIPLTSKANINAIRQEVGMVFQRFNLFPHMTALQNITLAPIQVRKQSKAEAEKIARELLAKVGLSDKADSYPDQLSGGQQQRVAIARALAMRPKVMLFDEPTSALDPEMVGEVLNVMKDLAREGMTMVVVTHEMGFAREVGDRVIFMDEGRIVEEGTPEQIFQNPQQERTRSFLSKVL; from the coding sequence GTGATCGTCATTAAAAACCTCTATAAACGCTTCGGTGACCTGGAAGTGTTAAAGGACATCAACCTCCATGTCCGGGAGGGGGAAGTGGTGGTGGTTATCGGTCCTTCCGGTTCCGGCAAAAGCACCATGTTGCGTTGTATCAATAAACTGGAAGAAGCTACTGCTGGTGAAATTATCGTGGACAATATTCCCCTGACCTCCAAGGCCAACATCAATGCCATTCGCCAGGAAGTGGGCATGGTTTTTCAGCGCTTCAATCTTTTTCCCCATATGACCGCTTTGCAGAACATTACCCTGGCGCCCATTCAGGTTCGGAAGCAGAGTAAGGCAGAAGCGGAAAAAATCGCCCGGGAACTGCTGGCTAAAGTCGGCCTTTCCGACAAAGCCGATTCCTATCCGGACCAGCTTTCCGGCGGTCAGCAGCAGCGGGTGGCGATTGCCCGGGCCCTGGCCATGCGGCCCAAAGTAATGCTTTTTGATGAGCCCACTTCTGCGCTTGACCCGGAGATGGTGGGTGAGGTACTGAACGTAATGAAGGATCTGGCCCGGGAAGGGATGACCATGGTGGTGGTTACCCATGAAATGGGGTTTGCCCGGGAAGTGGGTGACCGGGTCATCTTTATGGATGAAGGGCGGATAGTGGAAGAAGGAACCCCGGAACAGATTTTCCAGAACCCCCAGCAGGAACGGACTCGCTCTTTTCTCAGCAAAGTTCTGTAA
- a CDS encoding amino acid ABC transporter permease has product MDLDFGIALRNLPVLLQGTWLTLELTIVSVFLGTFLGLFLALCRLSHWRVLSWGAAAYVDFFRGTPLLVQILIIHYGIPQLVQGTSWEYVPNPFLSGILAFTLNSGAYVAEIFRAGIQSIDKGQMEAARSLGMSYGQAMRFVILPQAFKRVIPPLGNEFIALLKDSSLVSVIALPELMMQAKNVAGREYKFFEIYIAAAVIYLIMTMTISRWVAYMERRLRVSDRH; this is encoded by the coding sequence CTGGATTTGGATTTTGGCATTGCCCTGCGTAACCTGCCGGTTTTGCTGCAGGGCACCTGGTTGACGCTGGAATTGACCATTGTTTCAGTGTTCCTCGGCACTTTCCTGGGCCTGTTCCTGGCCCTCTGTCGCCTGTCTCACTGGCGGGTCCTGTCCTGGGGAGCTGCTGCCTATGTGGACTTTTTCCGCGGAACTCCTTTGCTGGTACAGATCTTGATCATCCATTACGGTATACCCCAGCTGGTCCAGGGAACTTCCTGGGAATATGTTCCTAATCCTTTTCTTTCCGGTATTCTTGCCTTTACCCTCAATAGCGGTGCCTATGTGGCGGAAATCTTCCGGGCCGGTATTCAGTCTATTGATAAAGGGCAAATGGAAGCAGCCCGCTCCCTGGGCATGTCCTATGGCCAGGCAATGCGTTTTGTTATCCTTCCTCAGGCTTTTAAACGGGTAATTCCGCCATTGGGCAATGAATTTATAGCTTTGCTCAAGGACTCATCCCTGGTTTCCGTCATCGCTTTGCCGGAATTGATGATGCAGGCCAAGAACGTAGCTGGCCGGGAATACAAGTTCTTTGAAATCTATATTGCAGCTGCTGTGATCTATCTTATCATGACCATGACCATTTCCCGGTGGGTGGCCTATATGGAAAGGAGGTTGAGGGTCAGTGATCGTCATTAA
- a CDS encoding basic amino acid ABC transporter substrate-binding protein: MVFYKKLASMLLAASLVLTLAGCGGGQATQEKKQGNEGGKQKIVVGTDAAYAPFEYVEEGTGKIVGFDAELMQAIGEAVGLEVEMKNIGWDGLIPGLKSGSVDAVISAMTITEERAKEVSFSDSYFKAVQYIAIREGAPYSKPEDLVGKKIGVQLNTTGHFAAEKIPGVNKADIRTFDTTPAALTELVNGGVEAVVADSPVVLEFIKKNPNAKVTYFDPKFPQEDNYGIAVKKENTELLNKINEGLKKVKESGKYDELYKKYFGV, from the coding sequence ATGGTATTTTACAAAAAGCTGGCTTCCATGTTGCTTGCAGCCAGCCTGGTGCTGACTCTGGCCGGTTGTGGCGGCGGACAGGCTACCCAGGAGAAAAAACAAGGAAATGAAGGTGGCAAGCAGAAAATTGTTGTCGGTACTGATGCAGCTTATGCTCCATTCGAATATGTAGAAGAAGGTACTGGCAAAATCGTCGGTTTCGATGCCGAATTAATGCAGGCCATTGGTGAAGCCGTTGGTCTGGAAGTGGAAATGAAAAACATAGGCTGGGATGGCCTGATTCCCGGGTTAAAGAGTGGTAGTGTTGATGCCGTCATTTCAGCTATGACCATTACCGAGGAAAGAGCCAAGGAAGTTTCCTTCTCTGACTCTTACTTCAAGGCTGTTCAGTATATTGCCATTAGGGAAGGGGCTCCTTACAGCAAGCCTGAAGACCTGGTAGGTAAGAAAATCGGGGTTCAGCTCAATACCACCGGTCATTTTGCTGCTGAAAAAATTCCCGGTGTGAACAAGGCTGATATCCGTACTTTTGATACTACCCCGGCCGCTTTGACTGAGCTGGTTAATGGCGGGGTTGAGGCTGTAGTGGCTGATAGCCCGGTGGTGCTGGAGTTCATCAAAAAGAACCCCAATGCTAAAGTGACTTACTTTGACCCCAAATTTCCGCAGGAAGACAACTATGGTATTGCGGTTAAAAAGGAAAACACCGAGCTGTTGAACAAAATCAACGAAGGTTTGAAGAAGGTAAAAGAAAGCGGCAAATATGACGAACTGTATAAAAAATACTTTGGCGTTTAA
- a CDS encoding CPBP family intramembrane glutamic endopeptidase, with amino-acid sequence MKNYWQEMFNQQILWLFFLIILQLISKKRIKFFPTQGFRAKLGMIAVLSGLLIGQGMLWLAPYFPRQQSVEQLGLSTNWYWPALALIGLGPLVEEIFFRGLLGNFLLYRFSFWPAACGNGLIFAAFHGGGWLLLPFTLAGMVLFWLFYRERAIFYPWLAHTSWNLLVFFAYWQ; translated from the coding sequence ATGAAAAATTACTGGCAGGAAATGTTTAACCAACAAATATTATGGCTGTTTTTTTTAATTATATTGCAGCTTATCAGCAAAAAAAGAATAAAATTTTTTCCCACTCAGGGTTTCAGGGCTAAACTGGGAATGATTGCGGTATTAAGCGGTTTACTCATTGGCCAGGGGATGCTCTGGCTGGCTCCCTATTTTCCTCGCCAGCAATCAGTGGAACAACTGGGATTGAGTACAAACTGGTACTGGCCGGCACTGGCTTTGATTGGCCTGGGACCACTGGTGGAAGAAATTTTCTTTCGCGGTCTGCTGGGCAATTTTTTGCTATACCGGTTCTCATTCTGGCCGGCAGCCTGTGGGAATGGGCTGATTTTTGCCGCTTTTCATGGTGGTGGCTGGTTGCTTTTGCCTTTTACCCTGGCTGGGATGGTCCTGTTCTGGCTTTTTTACAGGGAAAGGGCGATTTTTTACCCCTGGTTGGCGCACACTTCGTGGAATTTGCTGGTATTTTTCGCTTACTGGCAATAA
- a CDS encoding DUF4912 domain-containing protein, whose product MTTIDWLIFFTGLLALVALLYYLFIPTWPRPAPKPERQDQEFASELAPAFPVKEIVTDLPTYYQGDNRLVAVARDPETIFVYWQLDPVYLESLEAELPALKSGITQLRLYRYDETTGQWLLENCKNLTSFVTSFYFHLARPDARYKVELGRLLNNQLFYCLLVSNEVVTPRAYFSALIDENWPPLLPLYQQLPQKERMIGSYVHFTIAPDV is encoded by the coding sequence GTGACTACCATCGATTGGTTGATTTTTTTCACCGGCCTGCTGGCTCTAGTGGCTCTTTTGTATTATCTTTTCATCCCCACCTGGCCCAGGCCAGCGCCCAAACCTGAACGGCAGGACCAGGAGTTCGCCAGTGAACTGGCCCCAGCCTTCCCGGTCAAAGAAATTGTAACAGATTTGCCCACCTATTACCAGGGAGATAATCGGCTAGTAGCTGTGGCCCGCGACCCGGAAACTATTTTTGTCTACTGGCAGCTGGATCCGGTTTACCTGGAAAGCCTGGAGGCGGAATTACCAGCCCTGAAAAGCGGCATAACCCAGCTTCGTCTTTATCGATATGATGAAACTACCGGGCAATGGCTGCTGGAAAATTGTAAAAACCTGACCAGTTTTGTGACCAGTTTTTATTTCCATCTGGCCCGCCCCGATGCCAGATATAAGGTGGAGTTAGGGCGATTGCTCAACAATCAACTCTTTTATTGCTTGCTGGTTAGCAATGAAGTAGTTACACCCAGAGCTTATTTTTCAGCTCTGATTGATGAGAACTGGCCCCCCTTGCTGCCTTTATATCAACAATTACCGCAGAAAGAAAGGATGATTGGCTCCTATGTCCATTTCACAATTGCCCCAGATGTATGA